A genomic window from Vitis riparia cultivar Riparia Gloire de Montpellier isolate 1030 chromosome 18, EGFV_Vit.rip_1.0, whole genome shotgun sequence includes:
- the LOC117907211 gene encoding growth-regulating factor 1-like, which yields MDFGVVGLDGLVGSDTGLASLGSDPETKQKWYGSGFLKQERSGATEDDWKSLKIAKTDDFSASKAMLLPHRNALLRSNTTLFSDAGQQEQQMLSFSSPKSEPLFMERSSQNAIFPYYHHTSSAYNRNTGYSSGNLNGGSMHGVMAGVRGPFTQSQWMELEHQALIYKYITANVPIPSNLLMPIRKALDSVGFSTFSAGALRPNALGWGSFHLGFSNNTDPEPGRCRRTDGKKWRCSRDAVADQKYCERHMNRGRHRSRKPVEGQTGHSVPGPTTTATKLMPITSSSSASVVTGGGTSNSLAIAHHQIKNLHPGASNPSAATPINRIFLNKENVGERMQETQGLSILSSTIDQKSKENQFSLPKQQIPYEESSRAGFGLIPSNSLLSKSSSFMNCRNFGSSQDLNNHEPDSQHSLRHFIDDWPKNQSDRTAISWPDIDLQSDRTQLSISIPMASSDFMSSTSSPTNDKLTLSPLRLSREFDPIQMGLGVGSVLNEPNQRQANWIPISWETSMGGPLGEVLHSTNNNGGDCKNSSALNLMTEGWDGSPRLGSSPTGVLQKTSFGSLSNSSAGSSPRAGNKKTNDGASLCNDLLGSTLVNSSSLPSL from the exons ATGGATTTTGGGGTGGTGGGTTTGGATGGGTTGGTGGGTTCAGACACTGGTTTAGCTTCTCTTGGTTCAGATCCTGAGACCAAGCAAAAGTGGTACGGATCTGGGTTCCTCAAGCAAGAGAGATCTGGGGCTACTGAAGATGATTGGAAGAGCTTAAAGATTGCCAAGACTGATGATTTCTCAGCCTCCAAGGCAATGCTGCTTCCACACAGAAATGCTTTACTGAGATCTAATACCACTCTCTTCTCTGATGCTGGTCAGCAAGAACAGCAGATGCTCAGCTTCTCTTCTCCCAAATCAGAACCTCTATTTATGGAGAGGAGCTCTCAGAATGCCATATTTCCCTACTATCACCACACATCCTCTGCTTATAATAGAAATACAG GTTACAGCTCTGGGAACTTGAATGGTGGAAGCATGCATGGGGTTATGGCAGGGGTTAGAGGGCCATTCACCcaatctcaatggatggagctAGAACACCAGGCCTTGATCTACAAGTACATCACTGCAAATGTGCCTATACCATCAAACTTGCTCATGCCCATCAGAAAAGCCCTTGATTCCGTTGGGTTCTCCACCTTTTCTGCCGGAGCTCTCAGACCCAATGCAT TGGGATGGGGTTCTTTCCATCTGGGTTTCTCCAACAATACCGATCCTGAGCCAGGACGATGTCGGAGGACTGATGGGAAGAAATGGCGGTGCTCAAGAGATGCAGTTGCCGATCAGAAGTATTGTGAGCGGCACATGAACAGGGGCCGTCATCGTTCAAGAAAGCCTGTGGAAGGCCAAACCGGCCATTCCGTCCCCGGACCCACCACCACTGCCACAAAGCTGATGCCTATTACTTCCTCTTCATCAGCATCAGTGGTGACCGGTGGCGGCACATCCAACAGCCTTGCCATTGCGCATCACCAGATCAAGAATTTGCATCCAGGTGCATCTAATCCTTCTGCAGCCACCCCTATCAATAG GATATTTTTGAACAAAGAGAATGTGGGTGAGAGAATGCAAGAGACACAAGGCCTATCCATCTTATCTTCCACCATTGACCAGAAATCTAAAGAAAACCAATTCTCCTTGCCAAAACAGCAGATCCCATATGAAGAATCCTCTCGAGCTGGGTTTGGTCTCATCCCCTCCAACTCCCTCCTCAGTAAAAGCTCCTCCTTCATGAACTGCAGAAACTTTGGTTCTTCCCAAGACCTCAACAACCATGAGCCTGACTCACAACATTCCCTTCGCCATTTTATAGATGACTGGCCCAAAAACCAGTCAGACCGGACTGCCATTTCTTGGCCTGATATTGATTTGCAATCAGATAGGACCCAGCTCTCAATTTCAATCCCCATGGCTTCCTCAGACTTCATGTCTTCCACTTCCTCACCCACAAATGACAAACTCACGCTCTCACCACTGAGATTATCACGTGAATTTGACCCGATTCAAATGGGCTTGGGAGTGGGAAGTGTCCTCAATGAACCAAACCAAAGGCAAGCCAATTGGATTCCCATCTCTTGGGAAACTTCCATGGGAGGACCTCTAGGAGAGGTTCTGCACAGCACTAATAACAATGGAGGGGACTGCAAGAACTCGTCAGCTCTTAACCTCATGACAGAGGGTTGGGATGGCAGCCCACGACTAGGGTCATCCCCCACTGGTGTTTTACAGAAGACTTCATTTGGTTCACTTTCTAACAGCAGTGCAGGGAGCAGCCCAAGAGCAGGGAACAAGAAAACCAATGATGGGGCTAGCCTTTGCAATGATCTACTCGGCTCAACCCTTGTTAATTCTTCCTCACTGCCATCCTTGTAA